In the genome of Fulvivirga maritima, one region contains:
- a CDS encoding phosphatase PAP2 family protein → MIDWLIKLDQEIFFFLNGLHQDWLDQVMFWISDKYVWFPFYAVLAGIIIKKYKWHSIIWLVGLGLAIAAADQVCSGFMKPYFERPRPSRDPQFEGLVYIINGYTGGHYGFASSHSGNAFSLAAFVFFLFRNEYKWIWTIFVWAFVVAYSRIYLGVHYPGDILVGGLIGTLFGYLFYKLAAWVHENKFKSVRT, encoded by the coding sequence TTTCTCAACGGACTACATCAAGACTGGCTAGATCAGGTTATGTTTTGGATCTCTGATAAATATGTTTGGTTCCCTTTCTATGCTGTCCTTGCAGGAATTATCATTAAAAAATATAAATGGCATTCCATCATTTGGCTTGTAGGGTTAGGGCTGGCAATAGCTGCTGCAGATCAGGTTTGTTCTGGTTTTATGAAACCTTATTTTGAACGCCCCAGGCCCTCTAGAGATCCTCAGTTTGAAGGATTAGTCTATATTATTAATGGCTATACCGGAGGTCATTATGGCTTTGCTTCATCTCATTCAGGTAATGCCTTTTCTTTAGCGGCATTCGTCTTTTTCCTATTCAGAAATGAATACAAATGGATCTGGACAATTTTTGTTTGGGCCTTCGTGGTAGCATACAGCAGAATTTACCTGGGCGTACACTACCCCGGAGACATTTTAGTGGGTGGACTTATTGGAACACTGTTTGGCTATCTTTTTTACAAGTTAGCAGCTTGGGTGCATGAGAATAAATTTAAATCTGTCCGGACTTAG
- a CDS encoding riboflavin synthase translates to MFTGIIESLGMVKSIQTEGENRHFEIESSISSELKIDQSVSHNGVCLTVTEVDGDSHFVTAIHETMTKTSLGDLKPGSLVNLERCMINNGRFDGHIVQGHVDMTGVVKSIKEEGGSWLFTIEHNLSKEHFTVEKGSITLNGISLTCFNSKDNEFSVAIIPYTYEHTNMKHLEVGSSVNLEFDIIGKYVQKLLAKSGQI, encoded by the coding sequence ATGTTTACCGGAATTATAGAGAGTTTGGGTATGGTGAAATCTATCCAAACAGAAGGGGAGAATAGACATTTTGAAATAGAAAGTTCTATATCTTCCGAATTAAAGATAGATCAAAGCGTATCTCACAATGGAGTTTGCCTTACGGTGACTGAGGTAGATGGAGATAGCCATTTTGTTACCGCTATTCATGAAACCATGACTAAGACTAGCCTGGGAGATTTAAAGCCAGGAAGCCTTGTAAATCTGGAGCGCTGCATGATTAATAATGGCCGATTTGATGGTCATATTGTACAAGGGCATGTGGATATGACTGGTGTGGTTAAAAGCATTAAAGAAGAAGGTGGTAGCTGGCTTTTTACGATAGAGCATAATCTTTCTAAAGAGCATTTTACAGTAGAAAAAGGGTCAATAACTCTTAATGGAATTAGCCTAACTTGCTTTAATTCAAAAGATAATGAATTTAGTGTAGCTATTATTCCTTACACTTACGAACACACTAATATGAAACATTTAGAGGTAGGCAGTTCTGTTAATCTAGAGTTTGATATTATTGGAAAATACGTACAAAAACTTCTAGCTAAGTCCGGACAGATTTAA
- a CDS encoding multidrug effflux MFS transporter, which produces MTKSQYFILILILGLLSTISPFSIDMYLPGFPSIAKDLNSTIDRVQLSLTSYFIGISLGQLVYGPLLDRFGRKRPLYIGLLIYVVASVGCAYTNSVEQLIFMRLVQAVGGCAGMVAAQALVRDLFPVEKTAQAFAMLVLVIAISPMIAPTLGGYMVASYGWHSVFLVLGGITAFILVAAFFALPEGQLADRSLSLKPKAVAKAYWTVLNNKQFAVYGFAGGIATSAPFAYIAGSSDVFMNIYQVSEKQYGWIFAILAFAMIGSTQLNHILLKYYSNKQVMKVAISYQVVTGILMVGGVMLGIINMYMLIALLFIFLTGHGLSNPNASALTLAPFTKNAGSASALMGAIRMGLGGLVSALVSVLHNGTTLPMVLVMAFCAAGGLIILLAGDGKKRSPKKEKLSDSYGQ; this is translated from the coding sequence ATGACAAAATCGCAATATTTTATATTGATTTTAATTTTAGGGCTTCTTTCTACAATAAGTCCTTTTTCGATTGATATGTATTTGCCAGGCTTTCCATCTATAGCTAAAGACCTGAACTCAACTATAGATAGGGTGCAGCTGTCGTTGACCAGTTATTTTATAGGAATATCATTGGGGCAATTAGTTTATGGGCCATTGCTTGATAGGTTTGGAAGAAAAAGGCCGTTGTATATTGGTTTGCTTATCTATGTAGTGGCGTCGGTAGGTTGCGCATATACCAATTCTGTAGAGCAGCTGATCTTTATGCGATTGGTACAGGCTGTTGGTGGGTGTGCAGGTATGGTAGCGGCTCAGGCATTAGTGAGAGACTTGTTTCCTGTGGAAAAAACAGCGCAGGCTTTTGCTATGTTGGTGTTAGTAATCGCCATTTCTCCTATGATTGCGCCTACTTTAGGTGGATATATGGTGGCTTCTTATGGCTGGCATTCAGTGTTTTTGGTTTTAGGAGGTATTACAGCTTTTATTTTAGTGGCAGCATTTTTCGCACTGCCAGAAGGGCAGCTGGCAGACCGATCATTGTCTTTAAAGCCTAAAGCAGTGGCTAAAGCCTATTGGACAGTGTTAAACAACAAGCAGTTTGCAGTGTATGGTTTTGCTGGAGGAATAGCTACCTCGGCCCCTTTCGCTTATATTGCCGGGTCTTCAGACGTGTTCATGAATATTTATCAAGTGTCAGAAAAGCAGTATGGTTGGATTTTCGCTATTCTGGCTTTTGCCATGATAGGATCTACTCAGCTGAACCATATTTTATTAAAGTATTACAGTAACAAGCAGGTAATGAAAGTGGCTATTAGCTATCAGGTAGTTACTGGTATATTGATGGTAGGAGGGGTGATGCTTGGCATTATTAATATGTATATGCTCATTGCATTGCTTTTCATATTCTTAACCGGTCATGGATTATCTAATCCTAATGCTTCCGCTTTAACTTTAGCCCCGTTTACTAAAAATGCAGGTAGTGCCAGTGCCTTAATGGGAGCTATCAGGATGGGACTTGGAGGCTTGGTTTCTGCACTTGTAAGTGTGCTGCACAATGGTACTACTTTGCCTATGGTGCTAGTAATGGCTTTTTGCGCTGCGGGAGGTTTGATAATATTGCTTGCAGGTGATGGCAAAAAGCGAAGTCCCAAAAAAGAGAAGTTATCAGACTCTTATGGTCAATAG